From the Trifolium pratense cultivar HEN17-A07 linkage group LG4, ARS_RC_1.1, whole genome shotgun sequence genome, the window AATTGTCTCTTTTTCCCCCCTTTTTCATCACAGATGCGAAATGTAACCATATGCACTGCCACAGGGACTATCTAATCATCCTTGCTGTGGTGAGTGGATTGATACTCTCAACAACATTTGCAGTGGTTGTCTGGCTTCTTGTATATAAGAGGGGCAAGAAGAGAAGACGATCTAGAAAACTAACTGATCCTGCCGCTTCACTTCCATCATGGAAAGTCTTTACCAAAGAGGAACTAAGGTCAATTACGAAAAACTTTAGTGAAGGAAACCGTCTTGTTGGGGATGCCAAGACTGGCGGTACTTATAGTGGGGTCCAACCAGATGGCTCAAAGGTTGCTGTTAAGAGATTAAAGAGGTCAAGCTTTAAGAGGAAAAAGGAGTTCTATTCTGAAATTGGCAGGGTTGCAAGGCTTCGACATCCAAATCTGGTGGTTGTGATGGGCTGCTGTTATGATCATGGTGACCGCTACATTGTTTATGAGTTTGTAGCTAATGGTCCCTTAGATAAATGGCTACATCACATACCAAGGGGTGGTCGCAGCTTAGATTGGGCTATGAGGATGAAAATTGCAACAACGCTTGCTCAAGGAATTGCGTAAGTTCAAAATATACTTATTTATTGATAACTTTCTACAtgttaatttagaaattttctCTAGTCTATACATGTTTCACTCGATTAGTAGTGTTCTTATGAAAGCTAACTATGCTTGGAATTTAGGTCATTATCACTTCATCGTTGCAGTTTGTATGCATTCTTAACAATTTCTACTGCACGGCCATTGGCCACTTTGGCTAATTTGTAAGATGCAAATTACATATGGGAACGTTTAATTAATTGCTTAATCACACATTCATACATGATCGTTATAGTAGGATCTTATTTCCAGAGTACTGTTGTCACTTCTCTGATGGATTATCATGCTTACGAATACTTTCTTGCTAAAATGCATTTGTTAAACCAACCATCCTGTTCttggattttaattttacatATGAGCAATGATCATCATTCTTCTGGCTTTTTCTATTGAAGATAGGTATTTCCCGTTATCCAATTCACATTAGTTAATTAGCTTGACTGCTGTTCTTGGTCCACAATCTCGTTTGAAGCTATTTACTAACCTGATAGTTCATTGTATCAACTTAATGACTTGTTTTCCCTTTTTAGATACCATGCTTACCTTTGTTATATAAAAGAGAAATGTTACCAATCACACTATCTTACATACTATTTCCAACGCAGACTCTCCTTTTGGTTGAAACTCTTATGGGTCCCACCAAATTTGTGGACCCATTTTCAGAACAGGGTACTCGtttaaatttcaaccaataggAGAGTGTATTGACATTGAGACGAGTATGTTGCTATCACATTTCTTATACAAAATATAGCACTATTAGTTAGCCAAGGAAAAACATATAAAGGGTAACTTACGAGAAGAAATTAGGGAAGGAAGGGGTTGGAGAGGAGAGAAcgagaaataaattaaaacccCATTTCCACGACACCACATATGTTTGTTGAATTTTACTTAATTATGGATAATAGTTTTCATTCCTTCTAACAGAAGTGCATAAGTATATTGTTTGACTTATTGAAATCTCTACAAGCCTGATttactaaaaagaaaaaaaggactcCATAGTCCATAACATTTTAAACACGATTGATATATTAACcactatttatttttctcttctgtTTCAACAGGTTTCTGCATGACAAGGTTAAGCCGCAAGTTGTTCACCGAGATATACGAGCTAGTAATGTGCTGCTTGACGAGGAATTTGGAGCACACCTTATGGGTGTTGGCTTGTCCAAGTTTGTGCCATATGAAGCAATGCATGAGAGGACTGTGATGGCTGGTGGAACTTATGGATACCTTGCTCCGGAGTTCGTGTACAGAAACGAGCTTACAACAAAGAGTGATGTTTATAGTTTTGGTGTCTTACTACTTGAAATAGTTAGTGGACGTAGACCGGCACAAGCAGTTGATTCTGTGGGTTGGCAGAGTATATTTGAATGGGCTACACCTCTTGTTCAAGCTCATCGATACCCTGAACTGTTGGATCCTTATATATCTTCCTCGTCGACTAGTATCATCCCAGAGACTAGTTCTATCCAGAAGGTGGTTGACCTCGTTTATTCATGCACGCAGCATGTCCCTTCTATGCGCCCTAGAATGTCGCACGTTGTTCATCAGTTGCAACAGTTTGCCCAGCCACCTGTAAAATAAAGCTAATTTAGTTGCCATGACTGagattttaaattgtggttgcaTTTGTCTGTTACCTCACAATCCTTAAGATTAAAAAACTGCAGAAAAATTTAGCTGATACAACTGCAATTATGGTCGTAAAGATACCAAAATTCTTGACTTTGCAGCCGCTGACCGTAAGTTAAAACCTTGTCTGGATTTCaagtttttgtatttataattacATAGTTGAGAAAGTTTATTGTGTAATGTAATAGTTAAATATGTACTCTAACCTGCCCTTCTTTAGGGTTGAAATTAGATTTGCTTAATTATTAGGTAGCAATAGCTAGGCTGCCAGGAAAATTGTGTAAAACATACATGTATTATTGTGCAAGGTAGAATTTCTACTAGAATTTGTGTGTGAAGCTTTTGCCATTACAAATCATACTTTTATTCTGCATGATTTTTATGTTACTAATTTGAGGGAAGCAGAGAGAGCAGGGGATGGTAAGTCATACCAATACAAATATCTATACAAACACAGGTAAATATTAATATAGAcctgtaaccaaaaaaaaatataaaattaatatagacCACTTTCACAGGTTTTTACCTAATATAAACCACTTTCACAAGTAGTTTATCGTGATCGGTACTTAATAATCCTACAATGATCTACAATATACGATGTTGTTTGGAAGTATTAGCTAGTGATCTTTTTATTTTACGATTGGAATAATGATTTAATTGATAATGGtttgattaaaacaacaaaaaataaacatgaaACCGTTATTAAACTTGTATCAATCATATCATTGTGATGAGAGTcattaatttttacttttaaaaaagaCTGCCAGCAGTCGTTAGAGTTTCTGATGATTTTAAGCATCGGTTCATGATAGACCACTGTAGTCCACCGAACCACTCACCTACAAACATAAATCATTATGTGTCCTTGATGAAGCTTCTGGtggttttaattaataaagagGAAAATAGTGGAAAAAAGGTGGAATGAGTATGTAGTTTCCTTCATGTACCTCAATGTCCTCATAAAGTTTAGGGTTTGGTAGATAAATAATTGGTGAATGTTCATCTAACCCTCTTAAAATGCATAATTTTACCGGAAATTTGACAGATTTGAGCATATCAGGAGATAAACGATCACCTAAATTATTTGAGCTAACTTACGTTTTGGTCTTGtattatacatttattttagttttagtgcttatattttcttttgttaatcttaatcattgaaaaataaaaatcattttcatatattccaaataatattttattcatattgaATTTGCAAGATATGATTTACTCCGGGGCATTTAAgatcatgctaaacagtgtctccAGAGCATTTGTTAAGTAtaccaaaaaatgaaataaaaaataaaattaatgatggTAAGATAaatttttacacttttaagATATTTGATGCACAAGttacaagacaatttttttttcttattaacaTGCTTAGGGAGTAAGATAAACTATATTGAAAAGAAATTGCTAAACAACTCCATCACCTGATTATATGAGAAAGAAACAAGAATTGcacaaaattaattgaaaacacatacatatatatGGCATCATAGACATGGTCAGGCAGCATTACAAGATGTACAAcactttcttaaaaaaatatacaaaaatacaaggTGTAGTTGAACGCTATAAGATAAAAAttagacaaaattactcttatAGTCCCTTAACTTAATTTCAGGTAACGatttagtcctttatctttttttcacTTTTGTCCTTTTTGATCCGCCATCCATCTTTGTATATGATTTTTCAAGTTTCAAATCTATGGTTATTTTGGAACATAACATATATTTACGATTGACAGCACCCAGAAAGAAAATTATAGATTTGAAgcttaaaattcatattcaaatGTAGAAAAAGGAATAAAATGTTATCTGAAATTAAGTTAAGGGACCACAGAAAGGGAGACAGAATGGAATGATTTTGAACTAGCTATATTGCATGGGGTATCAACTTGCATTTCCAGAGCTCCTCTGATAGAATATAATGGCTGTAATTACTTTATTCCACCACTCTCTGCATCATGTGTCCAAAAAAACAGATTATAGTGGCCAAAATAGTGGATGTCGCGGCTGCTATAACACCGCATCTCATAATcacttcaaaaatttcaaagaagcCTGTCAAATTTAAAAGgcaaacactttttacatcaaATTCACTAACCTCAATCTATGGATTCCGTTGCTTGAGATTGTTGCTCCTCTAATAAAGTCTGCATTCTCTGCAATA encodes:
- the LOC123923470 gene encoding C-type lectin receptor-like tyrosine-protein kinase At1g52310 — its product is MELNPTLLQFLLLLFAVAAFTSTATLNETCGHFDGSFNRDTKAPCPNGWVMDPNKTKCFLHVGRPQSWNDSETCCNKYGGHLASLASLQELHFAQSLCGESINSCWIGGRRLNNTISGFQWTWSDNSQWNKSMFPLANVPLNCTGTGQSCVRNITENVCSVMTNNSKSLISERCDNPHASLCILDIDAKCNHMHCHRDYLIILAVVSGLILSTTFAVVVWLLVYKRGKKRRRSRKLTDPAASLPSWKVFTKEELRSITKNFSEGNRLVGDAKTGGTYSGVQPDGSKVAVKRLKRSSFKRKKEFYSEIGRVARLRHPNLVVVMGCCYDHGDRYIVYEFVANGPLDKWLHHIPRGGRSLDWAMRMKIATTLAQGIAFLHDKVKPQVVHRDIRASNVLLDEEFGAHLMGVGLSKFVPYEAMHERTVMAGGTYGYLAPEFVYRNELTTKSDVYSFGVLLLEIVSGRRPAQAVDSVGWQSIFEWATPLVQAHRYPELLDPYISSSSTSIIPETSSIQKVVDLVYSCTQHVPSMRPRMSHVVHQLQQFAQPPVK